From Thermoflexus sp.:
CAGACCGCGGAGATGGTTGCCCGGGTGACATCGGCGCAACGGGGAGGTTAAGCGATGTTGATGCCGAAGCGGGTCAAATACCGCAAGCAAATGCGGGGACGGATGAAAGGCCGGGAGACGCGGGGGGTTGAGCTAGCCTTCGGGGAATATGGTCTCCAGGCCCTGGAGCCATGCTGGCTGACCGCCCGTCAGATCGAGGCCGCCCGCCGCACCATCGTCCGGTTTCTCCGCCAGCGTGGCAAATACTGGATCCGGGTCTTCCCGGATAAGCCGGTAACTCGCAAACCGGCTGAGACCCGGATGGGGAAAGGCAAGGGGAACGTCGATCACTGGGTGGCTGTAGTCCGGCCCGGCCGCATCATCTTTGAGATCGGTGGGGTGAGCGCCGATATCGCTCACGAGGCGTTGAGGCAGGCTTCCTATAAATTGCCGATTCGCACCCAGATCATCACGGCCGAGGAGCAGCAGATCGGATAGCCCGGGGGCTCCCAGCGTCGGCCTTTGCTGAAGAGGCCGGCCAGATGGGATCTTCCCCCGCATGCTGTAGATCGTGGGGTATGCGCTCCGTCGCCAGACATCCGGCAGGGAGGGAACTGTGGCCCTTCGTCCTGAGGAAATCCGTAACTGGTCCGATGAGGAGCTTCGAAATCGGCTGGAGCAGATCCGCCGTGAGCTGTTTAACCTGCGGATCCAGTGGGTAATGGGCCAGCTCAAGGATGTTAACCGGATCCGCGCTTTGCGGAAGGATATCGCCCGCATATTGACCATCATGCGGGAGCGGGAGCTGGCCCGGGGAGGTGGGCGATGAAAGATCGGCGCAAACGATTTATTGGGCGGGTGACCAGCGACAAGATGGATAAAACCGTGGTGGTGACGGTGGAGGAGCTGGTGCGCCATCCGCTTTATGGGAAGGTGATCCGCCGTCGCCGCAAGTTCATGGCCCACAACGAGGGGAACATGGCCCGTATGGGGGACCTGGTGCAGATCGTGGAGTCCCGCCCGTTGAGCCGTCGCAAGCGCTGGATCGTGGAGGCGATCCTGGAACGGGCTCAGAAGCCGGTGGAGCCGGTGCCGGAGCAGTTGCCCGGTGAGGAGATCATGGCCGAGTAGGGCTCGATCGACTCCTGGTAAGAGGTCCAGTCAGGCTGCGAAGGAAGTCTGACCTCAGGTGACCAAGCAGGGAAGGCATCACAGGAGGCGTATCCATGGTTCAGCAGGAGACCCGTCTCAAGGTGGCAGACAACACCGGCGCTCGGGAGATCCTGGTTATCCGCGTGCTGGGCGGCTCTTATCGCCGCTACGGCTA
This genomic window contains:
- the rpmC gene encoding 50S ribosomal protein L29 — encoded protein: MALRPEEIRNWSDEELRNRLEQIRRELFNLRIQWVMGQLKDVNRIRALRKDIARILTIMRERELARGGGR
- the rplP gene encoding 50S ribosomal protein L16, translating into MLMPKRVKYRKQMRGRMKGRETRGVELAFGEYGLQALEPCWLTARQIEAARRTIVRFLRQRGKYWIRVFPDKPVTRKPAETRMGKGKGNVDHWVAVVRPGRIIFEIGGVSADIAHEALRQASYKLPIRTQIITAEEQQIG
- the rpsQ gene encoding 30S ribosomal protein S17; protein product: MKDRRKRFIGRVTSDKMDKTVVVTVEELVRHPLYGKVIRRRRKFMAHNEGNMARMGDLVQIVESRPLSRRKRWIVEAILERAQKPVEPVPEQLPGEEIMAE